In a single window of the Polynucleobacter sp. MWH-UH24A genome:
- the hisH gene encoding imidazole glycerol phosphate synthase subunit HisH, with protein sequence MAMHIAIVDYGMGNLRSVSQALQRVAPECKITIASDPAEILRSDRVVLPGQGAMPDCMKQLRSSGLMDAVMQSVREKPLFGICVGEQMLFEETEERKPGVTTNTACLALMPGKVKRFHLSGTQEDGSGFKIPHMGWNQVRQDRDHPMWHGIPDMTSFYFVHSYYVEVGNPEDTVGSTNYGGWFTSAVARDTIFATQFHPEKSAQYGLKLYQNFVAWRP encoded by the coding sequence ATCGCGATGCACATCGCTATTGTTGATTACGGAATGGGTAATTTGCGCTCGGTTTCACAAGCCTTGCAGCGCGTCGCTCCTGAGTGCAAGATTACGATCGCCAGCGATCCTGCTGAGATCTTGCGCTCAGACCGTGTGGTGTTGCCCGGGCAGGGTGCGATGCCCGATTGCATGAAGCAGTTGCGTTCTTCAGGTCTCATGGATGCAGTGATGCAGTCGGTGCGTGAGAAACCACTTTTTGGGATTTGCGTGGGCGAGCAAATGCTTTTTGAAGAAACTGAAGAGCGCAAACCCGGAGTAACAACCAATACGGCGTGCCTTGCTTTAATGCCAGGGAAGGTGAAACGCTTTCATTTGTCGGGTACGCAAGAGGATGGCTCAGGGTTTAAGATCCCGCACATGGGATGGAACCAAGTTCGCCAAGATCGTGATCACCCGATGTGGCATGGCATCCCTGATATGACGAGTTTTTACTTCGTACACAGTTATTATGTTGAGGTGGGCAACCCAGAAGATACTGTAGGATCAACGAATTACGGTGGGTGGTTTACATCAGCCGTGGCTCGCGATACTATTTTTGCTACGCAATTCCATCCAGAAAAAAGTGCTCAATACGGACTAAAGCTCTATCAAAATTTTGTCGCTTGGCGACCCTGA